In the genome of Siniperca chuatsi isolate FFG_IHB_CAS linkage group LG17, ASM2008510v1, whole genome shotgun sequence, one region contains:
- the LOC122864767 gene encoding uncharacterized protein LOC122864767 yields the protein MIYIPSTSTLPLPDRPPYSHSRSTGDHCLSLPFGSSGYRLPRQSRHPADFASGACPATRTTRPASLILGLVGSAPSTTLASPEPGHLVSVRSAASLISDPARSNPRGGHGSRRILRSLTIICTLKPVQINPRQNDLANMDPVEPRSDELKELVLDLSSLLEIWGTASNEQSRQTVKACRAPACPGCGTPFLSGPRSLCLLQCCPVVMFQLGDGES from the exons ATGATTTATATACCAAGCACCTCCACACTACCACTGCCAGATCGTCCTCCATACTCGC ACTCTCGCTCCACCGGTGATCACTGCCTCAGTCTGCCCTTCGGATCATCCGGATATCGACTACCACGCCAGTCTCGCCATCCAGCCGATTTCGCCTCCGGAGCCTGCCCGGCTACCCGCACTACACGCCCAGCTTCACTGATCCTCGGCCTGGTCGGCTCAGCCCCCTCCACTACGCTTGCCAGTCCAGAGCCAGGCCACCTTGTCTCCGTCCGGAGCGCCGCCAGTCTCATCTCTGACCCGGCCCGGTCGAATCCTCGGGGAGGCCACGGGTCACGCCGGATTCTTCGTTCACTTACAATTATCTGCACATTAAAACCTGTCCAAATAAACCCACGACAGAATGATCTGGCCAACATGGACCCAGTGGAACCCAGATCGGATGAGTTAAAAGAACTGGTGTTGGACCTGTCGAGTTTGCTGGAAATTTGGGGAACAGCCAGCAACGAGCAGTCCAGGCAGACTGTCAAAGCCTGCCGCGCGCCTGCATGCCCTGGCTGTGGGACTCCCTTCCTGAGTGGGCCAAGATCTTTGTGTCTGCTTCAGTGCTGTCCAGTCGTGATGTTCCAACTTGGCGACGGGGAATCATGA